AATTTGGACCACATACTTTATTTTATCTAAAACCGTCTTACATAAATTAGTCTTCCTTTTCCTCtttcataataatatgtaaatgctTTTCTAATACCTTTGATGCTTTGATGGGCTCTTATATGTACATGAAGATTAGTATGCATTGATAGGATTGTGAATGTCATGATATATACTATACAAGTTATAAGTGTGACTCCAAAAAACATTAGACACAATTATTAACATCTGCAAAAGAATAACtttttttgtcttttcctccaaaaGGGATTACAAGTTTTGTTCATCAGCGGTTTAGCCGCCTTAGCCTGTGCGCGAAAAGGTAAAGATAAGAAGAGTGATGAAGGTAATACTCGATTCTTCGGTGGCCTGACGCAGATAATCGGAGGAGGAATCGACCACGGTCATGGAAGTGGATTTAACACCGGATTCGGAGGAGGATTCAAGCCCACTTTTGGAATCAGCCCTGGATTTGGAGGTGGAATCAATCAAGGTTTTGGAGGCGGATTTAACTCTGGATTTGGAGGTGGATTCAATCCTGGTTTCGGAGGTGGATTCAATACTGGTTTTGGTGGTGGATTCGGTGGACTTTCCCAGACTTGCAGACGTTGGTGCCGAAGTCCTCAAGGACAGGCCTACTGCTGCGAGAGCAACAACGAGCCTGAAACCCTTCCCTTCGTCAAGCCTGGGCAATGCCCTCCCGTAAGACCTCAGTGCCCACCCGTTAGGAGCTTTGCCCCTCCACAGACATGCTCCAATGACAGCAAGTGCGGAGGCGTCGACAAGTGCTGCTTCGACACATGCCTTCAAGAACACGTTTGCAAACCTCCTATTGGAACTGGTGGCTTTGGCGGCATCGGTTTTGGTCGATAATCAagattaatttttcatattcattgtAATTAATTTATTATATCATACCATGACATATTCAAGAGTGATGATTTGAGGTATTAATCATcataataaatatctttttatcgAATAGAACATTTCTTTATCCGCATTTTCTCCCATTGGATAGCAAATTCAATTCAAGGTGACGTAATCTCTCTTGATAAATAatattgtttgatttatttacacatTTCAGTGCACCCTTTGCCTCTCATAGATTTACAACCATAGcccaaaaaatatttgttcaagaaaATTCAGTTACAtttaaaaatggtaaattatacatAAGTGTGGTAAGATGAACTATATTTGATGATAGGAATGAAAATattgttcacagaatttgatataccatagttttttttttttttttttttttttacccacaaATCAGTACTACAGACATTTGAGCAGCTCTCGTCTTTTATGATCGAATGGTGAGAAAAGTAATAAAGTCTTAGCTTTATTTTGAATTATCATCTTATTCATTAGTTTACTTCACTTTAGATTTGAAGTTTCATAGAGAAAATGAAGCATAGACAATATAAATTATTCCATAACTTTATATGCTTTATCCAAAAAGAAAATTTATCTATCTTCCTCTGAATTTAAAACCAGATAACAACTTGGGATAATTAGGATACAAAAACAAG
Above is a window of Palaemon carinicauda isolate YSFRI2023 chromosome 6, ASM3689809v2, whole genome shotgun sequence DNA encoding:
- the LOC137642892 gene encoding ATP-dependent RNA helicase glh-2-like; this encodes MKGLQVLFISGLAALACARKGKDKKSDEGNTRFFGGLTQIIGGGIDHGHGSGFNTGFGGGFKPTFGISPGFGGGINQGFGGGFNSGFGGGFNPGFGGGFNTGFGGGFGGLSQTCRRWCRSPQGQAYCCESNNEPETLPFVKPGQCPPVRPQCPPVRSFAPPQTCSNDSKCGGVDKCCFDTCLQEHVCKPPIGTGGFGGIGFGR